In the genome of Dermacentor silvarum isolate Dsil-2018 chromosome 1, BIME_Dsil_1.4, whole genome shotgun sequence, one region contains:
- the LOC119456371 gene encoding vacuolar protein sorting-associated protein 4A, producing MTSQPASATTDVKAAVELSKQAADEEAKKQFANAYKIYRKTVEAYLSATLAVRTMCAPYIERVLRLKDHARDIDQEILCAGMPEMKCIHQLSLLGLLLPPWCLTAVTVSAKRKICYTNDIVGIDAVKHKFSQILMNPKSKGASVILLYGPHGSGKSFLVRAITSKYPDKSVFIVNIDAFMAATSQHEGVKLANVMIKNFRKHDCGVLVLENIDRLYSHRVEGIAREIDAMRKEILAYMQELKEKREFREVVVATARKPWRLEKSMLETFQSKIWLPPPPFNERVAIITRELGKVRCPSFTESDIQDLASRTERYSRYQVMAILRLALARNFEKLETITLKEDAERVDHLTRDDILVVSDILRPDMTEEEMVKYREFTSVTTTVPVPPSSAACSSILPSGVVSASALLTSPAAVAADDIPVSSLKDRRVSAAMISSANAATDIRVQSSAQSGVPGPTDAAPEFSRSQGKVQMSLHEATERRRKR from the coding sequence ATGACCTCTCAACCCGCGTCGGCAACGACGGACGTCAAGGCCGCTGTGGAACTGTCCAAGCAGGCTGCCGACGAAGAAGCCAAGAAACAGTTCGCAAATGCGTACAAGATCTACCGCAAGACGGTTGAAGCTTACCTGAGTGCTACTCTTGCGGTTCGAACCATGTGTGCCCCGTACATTGAGAGGGTACTGCGACTGAAGGACCACGCGCGCGACATCGACCAAGAGATCCTGTGCGCGGGAATGCCCGAAATGAAGTGCATTCACCAGCTGTCTCTGCTGGGCCTGCTGCTGCCCCCCTGGTGTCTCACGGCTGTGACGGTGAGTGCGAAGAGAAAGATATGCTACACAAACGACATCGTAGGCATCGATGCAGTGAAGCACAAATTCAGCCAGATTCTCATGAACCCCAAGTCGAAAGGGGCGTCCGTCATACTCCTCTATGGACCGCACGGCAGCGGAAAAAGTTTTTTGGTCCGGGCTATCACATCCAAGTATCCGGACAAGTCAGTCTTCATCGTCAACATTGATGCATTCATGGCCGCCACATCGCAACACGAGGGTGTCAAGTTAGCAAACGTGATGATCAAGAATTTTAGGAAGCATGACTGCGGTGTTTTAGTTCTGGAGAACATTGACCGCCTATATTCGCATAGGGTAGAAGGAATAGCACGCGAAATAGATGCCATGAGAAAGGAAATACTAGCCTACATGCAGGAACTCAAGGAGAAGAGAGAATTTCGTGAGGTAGTCGTCGCGACTGCGAGAAAGCCTTGGCGTTTGGAAAAGAGCATGCTGGAGACGTTTCAGTCAAAAATATGGCTCCCTCCGCCGCCGTTTAATGAACGCGTTGCGATCATTACGCGCGAGTTGGGAAAAGTAAGGTGTCCTTCCTTCACAGAAAGCGATATCCAGGATCTGGCATCGCGAACTGAACGCTACTCACGCTACCAAGTTATGGCCATTCTGCGACTGGCTTTGGCTCGTAATTTCGAAAAACTGGAGACTATCACGCTTAAGGAAGACGCCGAGAGAGTCGACCACCTAACAAGGGACGACATTCTGGTCGTTTCCGACATACTTCGGCCGGACATGACCGAGGAAGAAATGGTGAAGTACCGCGAATTCACGTCAGTCACCACCACAGTCCCAGTACCGCCTTCGTCGGCTGCGTGCTCCAGCATTTTGCCATCGGGCGTTGTTTCTGCCAGCGCTTTGCTCACGAGTCCAGCTGCCGTGGCTGCTGACGACATCCCCGTAAGCTCCCTTAAGGACAGGCGCGTCAGCGCTGCCATGATCAGCAGTGCTAACGCAGCTACAGACATTCGCGTTCAGAGCAGTGCCCAGAGCGGAGTACCGGGCCCCACCGACGCGGCCCCAGAGTTTTCCCGGTCTCAAGGCAAGGTTCAGATGTCTCTTCACGAGGCCACTGAGCGGCGTCGCAAGCGTTAG
- the LOC119456439 gene encoding uncharacterized protein LOC119456439, which translates to MNSTDQIVKEFLELLQGIACLARPYNVVLREEATPVVQPERWVPLALLEPLREELDCMERAGIIVKISEPTGPFDSVDCVVEGPRYLPISQYVPTYHSVASNIREFNMPPPVEPPTPPLSPQAPPPSHPPQLLQPTQPPQPPQPPQHRKPSRSKRSVDGVVEGPRYLPISQYVPTYHSVASNIREFNMPPPVEPPTPPLSPQAPPPSHPPQLLQPTQPPQPPQPPQHRKPSRSKRVTFSLD; encoded by the exons ATGAACAGCACTGACCAAATTGTGAAGGAATTCCTGGAGTTGTTGCAGGGTATCGCCTGCCTGGCACGCCCTTACAACGTGGTCCTGCGGGAGGAAGCAACACCAGTGGTCCAGCCGGAGCGATGGGTGCCGCTTGCATTGCTCGAGCCCCTCCGAGAAGAGTTGGACTGCATGGAACGTGCAGGCATCATCGTCAAAATCAGCGAGCCGACGGGCCCCTTTGAC AGCGTTGATTGCGTCGTCGAGGGTCCCCGATATCTGCCCATCTCTCAATACGTTCCGACGTACCACTCCGTTGCGTCAAACATCAGAGAGTTCAACATGCCGCCACCCGTGGAGCCACCGACGCCTCCGCTTTCTCCGCAAGCACCGCCACCTTCGCACCCTCCGCAGCTTTTGCAGCCAACGCAACCTCCGCAGCCTCCACAGCCTCCGCAGCACCGGAAGCCATCCAGGTCGAAGAGG AGCGTTGATGGCGTCGTCGAGGGTCCCCGATATCTGCCCATCTCTCAATACGTTCCGACGTACCACTCCGTTGCGTCAAACATCAGAGAGTTCAACATGCCGCCACCCGTGGAGCCACCGACGCCTCCGCTTTCTCCGCAAGCACCGCCACCTTCGCACCCTCCGCAGCTTTTGCAGCCAACGCAACCTCCGCAGCCTCCACAGCCTCCGCAGCACCGGAAGCCATCCAGGTCGAAGAGGGTGACCTTCAGCCTTGATTGA
- the LOC119456510 gene encoding uncharacterized protein LOC119456510: MAASGQPAAGSQPLAQPAASQPASQPDSQRLWPAAGQPAGPASQPARSQPDQQPPTGQLPSQASPADAPASHPPALCSQPAQATPVKPPASQPASQPASQFPSQNQTASPSQTAASQKLCFLRPPSRPALQDVVFA; encoded by the exons ATGGCAGCCAGCGGCCAGCCAGCCGCCGGCAGCCAGCCTCTGGCCCAGCCAGCGGCCAGCCAGCCGGCCAGCCAGCCGGACAGCCAACGCCTATGGCCAGCCGCCGGCCAGCCAGCCgggccagccagccagccagcccgcAGCCAGCCAGACCAGCAGCCTCCAACTGGCCAGCTCCCAAGCCAGGCCAGCCCCGCCGACGCCCCAGCCAGCCATCCGCCAGCCTTATGTAGCCAGCCAGCCCAGGCCACGCCAGTCAAgccgccagccagccagccagccagccagccagccagccagttCCCCAGCCAGAACCAGACAGCCAGCCCcagccagacagcagccagcc AGAAACTGTGCTTTCTAAGGCCACCCAGTAGACCAGCATTGCAAGACGTAGTGTTCGCCTAA